The genomic window AATAATATCGCCGTCCTTCATGACAAGGATCAGATCGGCATTTTTGATTGTTGATAGGCGGTGGGCAATGATAAAGCTTGTTCGTCCCTGAGTGAGGTGATCCATCGCTTGTTGAATCAGCTTCTCTGTCCGTGTATCTACACTGGAGGTCGCTTCATCCAGAATCAAAATACTTGGATCAGCCAATATTGCTCGAGCGATCGTCAATAACTGTTGCTGCCCTTGAGAAATTTCATTTCCTTCTGAGGAAATCAGGGTATCATATCCTTGAGGCAGCGTGCGGATGAAGTGGTCACACTGAGCAGCTTTAGCTGCAGCAATGATCTCTGGACGTGTTGCATTGGGCTTTCCATAGGCGATATTTTCAGCAATCGTTCCTTGATAGAGCCAAGTGTCTTGCAGCACCATCCCGAATTTTTGACGAATGCCTGCAGAAGAATAGCGTGTGATATCCACATTATCGACCGTGATCTGTCCGCCGTTCAATGGATAGAAACGCATCAGCAAATTGATCATAGTCGTTTTCCCTGCGCCGGTCGGTCCGACAATCGCCACACTTTGCTTAGGTTTGACGGTAAAGCTGACATCCTTCATCAGCTGTTTCTCTGGTGTATAGCCAAAAGCAATGTGCTCGAAAGCAACTTCGCCATCAACCGTTTCGGGAACTGGTAACGGTGTGTCTGTTTCGACTTCCTCCGGTGCATCCAAGATTTCAAAAATCCGTTCCAATGCCGCTAGGGCACTTTGCAGCGTGTTGATGATATAAGATGCTTGAGTTACTGGTTCAGAAACCTGATTGATATATTGGAGATAGGCTTGGATCAATCCAATCGATAGCTGACCGCTGATAACTAGAAATCCACCGACAACGGCACTTATCACGAAGCCGATTTGGTTGATAAAACGAATCAATGGATTAATGGCAAAGCTGACAAACTGAGCTCGTTTAAACGCCTCGAATTGTTGGTCGTTTAGTTTATCCATTTCTTCTTGAACCATGGCTTGCTGATTATAAGCTTTTATGACCAGATTACCGGAATAAAGCTCTTCTGCTTTAGCTCCAACGGCACCTAGCGCTTCTTGATTCTCTGCAAAATACTGTTGGTTCCTCATTGCCAATTTCTTTGTTGTATAACTACTGATCAATAGAATCAACAAAATACCGATCGTCAATAGTGGACTTAATATCAGCATAGCGGCCACACCAAAGACGATACTGATAATAGAAGTGATCAGCTGCATCAAACCGACCTGAAGTACCTCAGATACTTTATCAAGGTCTAAGATCGTTCGGCTAAGAATATCCCCTGTTTTGTACTGGTCATAAAAGCCAACAGGTAGCTTATTTAGTTTATCTGTAATTTGCTTACGCAAGGTCAGGATCAAGGTTTCACTGACACTGGCCATCGTGTACTCCTGCAAGAGAGAAAAGAGACTGATCAATCCCCAGCCTACAAGCAGCAAAATAACCGGTAGTCTTAATTCCAAAACAAAGGTTTCGAAAGTAAAGCTTTCGGAACGGATCAGAGCAATCAGATTATCTAATCCCCACCCTAAGATCAATGGCGTAACAGCCATCAGTGTAGAGAAGCAGAAGGCGGAGAAAATAATCAGGGTGAACTTACTTTTTTGTTGGCTCAAAAGCTGCAGGAGTCTGCGGCTTGTTTGTTTTAATTCTTTTGGCGTATCCATTGTTTCTTTATGATTTTTTTTAGTCATGGCTACTTCCCTCCATTCCTTGTGATACGGCAAATTCCTGATAGGTTTTGCAGGTTTCCAGCAATTGCTGATGCGTGCCTTTACCAACAATTTTCCCTTCATCAAGAACGATAATCTGATCCGCATCTTTGATGGTAGAAATTCGCTGGGCAACGATGACGACAGCTGTTTCCTTTAGGTACGTTTTGAGTGCTTTTCGTAGGTTGGCATCTGTTTGGTAATCCAAGGCTGAAAAGCTGTCGTCGAAAAAGTAAAGGTCCGCTGGCTTGATCAATGCTCGAGCAATACTCAGCCGTTGCTTTTGACCACCGGAAAAGTTACTACCCTTTTGAGCGACGACTGACTGGTATTGTTGCGGCAAGGATTCAATAAAATCCTTTGCCTGAGCAACTTTTGCTGTCATTTCTATTTGTTCAAGCTCCGCATTAGGATTGCCAAACAAAAAATTATCCATGATGGTTCCGCTAAAAAGTAGGGCTTTTTGAGGTACATAGCTGATTTTATCTCGCAGTTCAGCTTGAGTAACTTCACGGACATCTTTTCCAAGAAAATTGACAGAGCCTTGCGCAGCATCCTTCAAACGAAGTAAGGCTTTGGCAATCGTGCTTTTTCCTGAACCAGTTCCGCCGACGATCGCAGTGATTTGTCCGCGGTGAATGTTAAAATGAATATCCTTTAAAACCGGCTCTTCCGCGCCATCATAGGCAAAATCAACATGGTCGAAGGCTGCGACAATGCTTGTAGACTGTTCACTGAAGTGTTCAGTTCCGTCACTGATCTCATTTTCTGTATAGAGGACTTCTTCGATTCGGTTCAAAGAGGTCAATGCTTTTGGAATCATTACGATGACCATTGCAGCCATAGTCATAAACCAGAGACTGAGGACGGTATATTCAATGATTGCTGTGATACTTCCGACGGGCAGATTTCCAGCACCGCTCAACCAACCACCAAAGGAAAGGATAGCAGTCATTGATAGCCCCATGACCAGATTGACGGTTGGATTGAGAACAGCAAACAGCTTGTTGACACGAATCATAACGATCGAATAGTCCGTAAATGCTTGATCGGTACGAGCTTTTTCATCCTGTCCTTTGTCAAATGCTCGAATTACTTTGACGCCTGTGTACATCTCTCTTAGGATGCGCATCATTTTATCAACATTTTTCTGCATAACCTCAGCGAGCGGGATAGCTTTACGAATAACAACTAAAGCAATGACTGAGAACAGGATAATTGCCGCAATCGGTATCCAAATCATCTTGACGGAAACTGTACCCGTCAAAATGATCGAAGCAAGGACGATCAATGGTGCCGGAAGGATCATTTGCAGCGTCATCATAAGAATCTGTTGAATGTTGTTGATGTCACTAGTTGTTCGTGCCAAAAGTGTCGGTGTACCGAACGCTTCAACATCTGTGACAGATAGCTCCTGCGTTTTTTTAAATAATTTTTTTCTCAAAAAATGACCGAATTTACCGGCCAGATGTGCGGAGTAATAGCTGGATAAAATAGAAAGGACACCGGTAAGCAAAGCTGCTAACAGCATCCAGCCGCCATAGATCAAAATGGCCTGTCTATCCTTTTCAAGTATCCCGTAATCGATAATGCTTGCGACAAAGTGGGGAACGAGCAAGGTTCCAAAGGATTGTAAAACCATTAGAAGAACGACTCCGAATACTATTTTGGAATGATTTTTAGAAAATAATTTTAGTTGTTGCATTGTTTTTTCCTCCTTCTTTCTATTGAGGAAGTCAATCGAGTAATACCATGACTTCTCTTTTTGGGTGGTCCGCTATTTGATTCCCTAGCAGTCTAGATAAAAAGGAAATAGGCCTCCCGTATTAGATG from Enterococcus sp. 9E7_DIV0242 includes these protein-coding regions:
- a CDS encoding ABC transporter ATP-binding protein, whose translation is MTKKNHKETMDTPKELKQTSRRLLQLLSQQKSKFTLIIFSAFCFSTLMAVTPLILGWGLDNLIALIRSESFTFETFVLELRLPVILLLVGWGLISLFSLLQEYTMASVSETLILTLRKQITDKLNKLPVGFYDQYKTGDILSRTILDLDKVSEVLQVGLMQLITSIISIVFGVAAMLILSPLLTIGILLILLISSYTTKKLAMRNQQYFAENQEALGAVGAKAEELYSGNLVIKAYNQQAMVQEEMDKLNDQQFEAFKRAQFVSFAINPLIRFINQIGFVISAVVGGFLVISGQLSIGLIQAYLQYINQVSEPVTQASYIINTLQSALAALERIFEILDAPEEVETDTPLPVPETVDGEVAFEHIAFGYTPEKQLMKDVSFTVKPKQSVAIVGPTGAGKTTMINLLMRFYPLNGGQITVDNVDITRYSSAGIRQKFGMVLQDTWLYQGTIAENIAYGKPNATRPEIIAAAKAAQCDHFIRTLPQGYDTLISSEGNEISQGQQQLLTIARAILADPSILILDEATSSVDTRTEKLIQQAMDHLTQGRTSFIIAHRLSTIKNADLILVMKDGDIIEKGTHQQLLNQESFYANLYNSQFAST
- a CDS encoding ABC transporter ATP-binding protein, whose amino-acid sequence is MQQLKLFSKNHSKIVFGVVLLMVLQSFGTLLVPHFVASIIDYGILEKDRQAILIYGGWMLLAALLTGVLSILSSYYSAHLAGKFGHFLRKKLFKKTQELSVTDVEAFGTPTLLARTTSDINNIQQILMMTLQMILPAPLIVLASIILTGTVSVKMIWIPIAAIILFSVIALVVIRKAIPLAEVMQKNVDKMMRILREMYTGVKVIRAFDKGQDEKARTDQAFTDYSIVMIRVNKLFAVLNPTVNLVMGLSMTAILSFGGWLSGAGNLPVGSITAIIEYTVLSLWFMTMAAMVIVMIPKALTSLNRIEEVLYTENEISDGTEHFSEQSTSIVAAFDHVDFAYDGAEEPVLKDIHFNIHRGQITAIVGGTGSGKSTIAKALLRLKDAAQGSVNFLGKDVREVTQAELRDKISYVPQKALLFSGTIMDNFLFGNPNAELEQIEMTAKVAQAKDFIESLPQQYQSVVAQKGSNFSGGQKQRLSIARALIKPADLYFFDDSFSALDYQTDANLRKALKTYLKETAVVIVAQRISTIKDADQIIVLDEGKIVGKGTHQQLLETCKTYQEFAVSQGMEGSSHD